From the genome of Cervus elaphus chromosome 7, mCerEla1.1, whole genome shotgun sequence:
AGTATGTCTATGAATAGAGCCCTTTCACTTAACATGACCTCATAATCATCTTGCTTGTCACTAAAAAGTCTTTATGAGCATCACTTTCAGTGGTTGCACAATCTTCCATTATGCGGCTCTATTACAGCCTACTTATACATTCTTCTATCATTGGGCACTTGCACTGTTGTTagcttttcactttaataaataaTGCAGTGAGAGGCATCTTTGGGCAAGAAGCTGTGATCGCATTTTAGAGGATTTCTTTATGACAGATTCCTAGAAGTCTCTCTTGATTTTTGAAGATACAGTACTGTGTGTTAAGACATTGCCAAGACCCATCTGTAAACTGCGGACATTGAAAAGGACGGTGGGCAGAGACATGGGGCCAGGCAGCAATGCTCACTGGTttctggcacacacacacacatgccgcTAAAATGCTGTGGGCATCATGGAGACCTAAGAAATTAGAAGGCCCAACCTTGATCCTTGAGGAACCTGCTGTCTCTTGTAGGACCACAACATGCTTAAATAGCCCAAAGGAAGAGATGCCTGTATCTCAGGATCTTGGGAGACCCATGCATGCATTTTTCTGGAAAGGGAGTCAATAGctttcatcagtatcttttcaTCTACAAAGCTTCAAAGAATTACCCATGAGTTGATTGCTTCGGGTATGTGGAGGGGAGTGgattatttttctcaatttattttttcttttactattttatcTTATAGTTGTTAGAGTAGAAAAATGAGGTAAACTTCTTGTTTCATGTGTCATTAATATGACCGGTAGCTGAGAAGATGGCCACCGGGGATCCTGGTTTTGCAGACCATGAGGTAGGGTGTAGGAGTGGCCACAGCCTGTACCCAACAGGTGTGAGGCAGATTTTGGCAACCTTTTGTCACCTGTACCTGCGGTGGCCTACTAATCTGTTTACATAGAAATCTGCTCCCACCAGCAGGAGTCCAATGCTGATAGGGTCATATTATCAGAACACGATGTCACACAAGTGCACAGGACTTTTGGTAACACAACCCAGTGTTTCTTTATCTCTCTGCTGGAGCCTCAGTCTTCACCTGGTTGCTCAGAGTTCAAGAAGCTTCTTACTGCTCATTCACAGTCATCAGGAAAGCCAGCCCAACTCTGCCAATGTAGAGGAGGTCAGGAGATGGGGTTAGTGTGTGGGCTCCAGGCCTTTCAATCGGGCCAGAATTTGATGTACACTTGGAAAGTGACAGCCACCGATTGTATTTGTTTTCTCCAATCTGTGCTGGGCACTTCCATTGCTCTGCTTGCTCTTCCAATGGGAAAATGAGAGCCCCACATGCCTACAGCCTTGCCCAGGCATCTCCACCAGATAGACACTCACAGTCGTAGGTCTTCCACAGGACCCTCGTAGCTCAGAAGGGGGGCAGTGTTCATGGATTTTGTCACGTCAGGTTCCTGTAGTCAAGACAACCGTGATGGGTATGGGTCCCATTGCACCATCTCCCTTGTGGCCTGTCCCTCGTCTGTGGCTGGAGTGCTTTATAGGGGGGGTCTATGTGCAGAACATGACTGCACAGCAGAGACCTCATAGGAGGCAAGGTGCCTGGGCTCAGAAGCTCCCCAATCTGGCTTGCTATTAaatctgtataattttttaaattattactttatttttttgaatccCAGATGACTGTTTCTCCAGGTTCAGCTGAGTTTTTCTTTCCTGACCCTTGACTTTATCTTGGAGTAAACCCTCTTCTCCCTGTCACTCTCCTAGCCTttgatgctttgttttctcttgaCCCAGAACAGCTTAGTTTCCTAAAGGGCGTCCATCTCCCTGGAACTTAGGTACCCAGTATAGTCATggtgcatgcacgctaagtcactatAAGCATAAGTCTTGTTTGGTCTCAACTCCATCGCCAGAGGCGCCAACACCCCCAGTCCACCCCCAACCAGACAAGATGAGGGCTGAGTCACTGCCCGTGTCTCAGATATAAGGAATATCTGCTCTTCTCATAAGGAACTggaaaatattaaacaaacacATCTGTGACTGCTGCCAGCCCTAACCcataatgcaaaataaaaaagaaaatacacaaaacataATCCTTTGTTGGTGGTTGTAGGGGAGACAGGTAAAAGCCTAGACTTCTGAAGTATGCGATTAAGAAGTTCTTCCTCATACTTAATCAGACTCACATTGGCCATGATTTCAGCTTTATTCCAGTTCTGTCCAGATAAAAATACTATTCTCTTTGctacacatatttttaataaaaattatattttacaaataaagatatGTAAAACATTTCACATGTAAGATAACTtttgacaaaatatattttatatgtaaaaccCGTATTGTTTACTTTAAtagaacattttatatttaaatattttaattttacaaataaaactatatatgaAATGTTACaggttaatataaataaaatattaagtgaaacACCTGATattggcatttaaaaatatttgtaaaatataggctagttaaatgtatgaaaataaatcttaataTTTAAATCACCATGATAGTTGCATACTAAAGTAATTCGACTTGAATGtttaaatactgaaatatatAGAACATGTTATTTTTGCACAAAAGGTGTaataagatgttttaaaattgtaataaGAGTAGCTAGTCATACAGTGAGGTCAACCCCAGTGCTCTCTGAcaagctagaggggtggggtggggtgggaggggggaggggggttcaagagggaggggacatatgtatacctatggctgattcatgttgatgtttggcagaaagcaacacaactgttgtaaagcaactatcctccaattaaaaataataaaaatttaaaaagataaaatttaaaaaaaggataatagtagctcagctggtaaagaatctgcctgcaatgcaggagaccccagttggattcctgggtggggaagattcccctggagaagggagaggctacccactccagtattcttgggcttccctggtggcccagatggtaaagaatccgcctgcaatgcgggagacctgggctcgatccctgggtcaggaagattctcctggaggagggcatggcaacccactccagtatatttgccgggagaattccatggacagaggagcctggtgggctacagtccatggggtagcaaagagtcagactgagcgattaagtgcacacacacacacacacaatagaaactgccaaaaaaaaaaaaaaaaaaaaagagtagttgCATTCGCTTCCTGGTTCATAAACGGGAACCTGGGGCCCACAGCGCCCCTGTCTGCCTCTCGGTGCCAGCGCCCTGATGTGCTATTTGTCCTCCACCCGTAGGCATCGGCAAGAACGTCATCTGCGACCGCGCGGCCACGCCGCTGGACGCCTTCCGCATGATGTCGGCCGCCCACTACTACCCGAAGCTCATGAGCGTCATGGGCAACGTGCTGCGCTTCCTGCCGGCCTTCGTGCGCATGAAGCAGCTCATCGAGGAGGGCTACGTGGGCGAGCTGCTGGTGTGCGAGGTGCAGGTGCATGGCGGCAGCCTGCTGGGCAAGAAGTACAACTGGAGCTGCGACGACCTGATGGGCGGCGGCGGGCTGCACTCGGTGGGCACCTACATCATCGACCTGCTGACCTTCCTCACCGGCCAGAAAGCCGTCAAGGTCCACGGGCTGCTCAAGACCTTCGTGAAGCAGACCGACCACATCAAGGGCATCCGCCAGATCACCAGCGACGACTTCTGCACCTTCCAGATGGTGCTGGAGGGCGGCGTGTGCTGCACTGTCACCCTCAACTTCAACGTGCCCGGCGAGTTCAAGCAGGACGTGACCGTGGTGGGCTCGGCCGGGCGCCTCCTGGCCGTGGGCACGGACCTGTACGGCCAGCGCAACAGCGCCCCGGAGCAGGAGCTGCTGGTGCAGGACGCCACGCCGGTCAGCAACTCCCTGCTGCCCGAGAAGGCCTTCAGCGACATCCCGTCGCCCTACCTGCGTGGCACCATCAAGATGATGCAGGCCGTGCGCCAGGCCTTCCAGGACCAGGACGATCGGCGCACGTGGGACGGCCGGCCGCTCACCATGGCCGCCACCTTCGACGACTGCCTGTACGCCCTGTGCGTGGTGGACACCATCAAGCGGTCCAGCCAGACGGGCGAGTGGCAGAACATCGCGGTGATGACCGAGGAGCCCGAGCTGAGCCCCGCCTACCTGATCAGCGAGGCCATGCGGCGCAGCAGGGTGTCTCTGTACTGCTAGCCCAGACTGGGGGGACCGGGACGGGGGCGACCCGGACTGGGGACCCGGCGTGACCCAGGCCTCCAgccagagggtgggggtggggggaagggagaggtggTCTCGAGGAGTCTGGGGGCCGGGAAGTGGAAAGGGGCAGTGTGTGGGAATGGGGTCCGGGAGGCCGAGCCCCTACCCGGATGAGGGGCCCCAATCGAGACTGTGTTGGGGGGCTGCCTCCCGCTGCCCTTCAACTGTGAGCAGCCGGGAGGGCTGGCTGGCCTCTGCACCACATTCATCGCGGGCGgactcccaccctcccccctccacctcccccacgTCGTCTTGGCCTCCTTTGCAAGCCAAAGGCCCCTGCGCAATCAAGGCCCCTGAATCCAACAGGCGAGCTCAGCGGGCAGGAGAAGGCGCATGGTTAGGTGGCCACGCCAGCCCCTTGGTCTGGGGAGAGGCAGGTATCGGTGGCTAAAGAGAAAGTTCAGATTCCAGGAAGCCACTTACAGGGTCTGTGGGGGATAAAGTACTTGGTAGCAAAGTACGCAGCTTTCTTGAAGGCTGGGCCGCGGAAGCTGGAGGGAGGAGATGTCTTCCTAATTGACTTATTGCCCTTTTCCTGGCCTGAGGCGAGGTCAAGGAGTGCCAGGAAGGGCCAGCAGAGAATTGCGTTCCCTGGAGCCAAAAGGTGAGGGCAAGGGCACCGGAAATAGACAAGGGGGAGAAGCAGATTTCCCTTTGCATGTGTCAGGATTAAAAGCCCACAAGGAGCCACCTTGTAACTGTTTCCGGTGCAGTGTTGACATGGTCCTTTCACAGGACGGAGGAGACAGCAGGACCGAGGTGTGGGTCTGACCACAGGCTCCTGGGCTTTTGTCCAGGCTCTGGGGGCAGCCGTGAGCCCCAGGCTCGCAGGGGCAAGTCCCCAGCAGAAGGGAAAGTGAGCCAGCCCTGCACCCGTCTCTCCTGGCAAGCTGGGGAAGGGCTCCCAGGAGAGTCCCCAGCTTTGTGGATTTTAAAAGGGAAGCCTTCAGGTTCATGCAGATATAATCTTCTTCCCTTTGGGGGAGAAAAAtgtcaaggctcttttccttaGTTTGGACCTTTGCTCTCATgcatcaaaaaagtgaaaaattgtgACTAGgtattaaaacaaaaggaaaacaaggaacattattttcagtatttctaaATGGGGTTTTAGAACCCTCTGAGGTGTATAGCTTGCATAGGCTTGAGCAAGCTAATGTAGGAAAAAACATCTTCTCCCTCCCCTGGTCTCCTCTCCCTCTTATCTTAACGCCCTCTGCTTACTTTTATTGGAGATGGCAGACTGCAGGCTTGGAGCAGGCAGAGCCAGAGGGAACcaccagagacagacagacacacacacatttataaatgCTGTCTACCATCATTTTCACTAAAATCCCTCTTAGGAATTCAGACCTGGTCTTGAAAGAAAGCTCAAgtcaaatacattttgaaaatgaggACTTATCCTATTGCTTCCTTTTCTTAATTCTCCACACATAGGATATTTGTTGAGGTTGGCTGTTGAGGCGGTTACTTGCAAGTCTACAGAGTCTGTTCACCGAAACCCAGCTGTTGTCGTCAGCAGACAAGTAACATTTGGAGTCTTTTCAGATGGGCCACAGTGGGCCTGGAAGGGAGTTTAAGGGCTGAGAGTGGACCCCAGGCTCTGAGCAGGCAAAGTCTCAAAATGCACTAACTGTCTGATCAGTGGCTACTCCATCCTCATACGCTCTGCATCCCAGGCTGACCCTGGGTGCAATGACGCCATGTCCAAACACCCCGGAATATTGGTATTTTCTAGCACAGAGGAGTAGGAATCATCTTCCTAGGAAGAATTTCCCTGCTTCCTGGGCTTTCCTGCCACGTGGGAAGGTTAGCCGGCTACAACTCTCCATCATATGATTGGTTCCTGCTCGGTTGACAGAATCAGCATGCCAGCTTTTGTAGCTAACAGCTCAAAACTAGAGGTTTGCTAGCATGGAAGTCTTTCAGTGAGAGTTTGAGTGGAAGGCCATGCCATGGACCTTTGGGGTTCAGATTCTCCTAAATTCCTCTTTGGATTTATAGCTTTTGTAGAAACTGagtggaaagatttttttttttttctagttgtccCAAAGGGTTGTGattgaggaagaaaaggaaactagTGACCctatgggtcttgtttttctaAGTCATTTATAATCTAAGTGGGGCTGTTCCTGAGGGTTCAATCTTGTTTCTGTACTTTAAATACTTGGAAGTTCTTTTCCCCCCA
Proteins encoded in this window:
- the GFOD1 gene encoding glucose-fructose oxidoreductase domain-containing protein 1, producing the protein MLPGVGVFGTSLTARVIIPLLKDEGFAVKALWGRTQEEAEELAKEMSVPFYTSRIDEVLLHQDVDLVCINLPPPLTRQIAVKTLGIGKNVICDRAATPLDAFRMMSAAHYYPKLMSVMGNVLRFLPAFVRMKQLIEEGYVGELLVCEVQVHGGSLLGKKYNWSCDDLMGGGGLHSVGTYIIDLLTFLTGQKAVKVHGLLKTFVKQTDHIKGIRQITSDDFCTFQMVLEGGVCCTVTLNFNVPGEFKQDVTVVGSAGRLLAVGTDLYGQRNSAPEQELLVQDATPVSNSLLPEKAFSDIPSPYLRGTIKMMQAVRQAFQDQDDRRTWDGRPLTMAATFDDCLYALCVVDTIKRSSQTGEWQNIAVMTEEPELSPAYLISEAMRRSRVSLYC